Part of the Paenibacillus sp. JNUCC32 genome is shown below.
CTCGACATTTCGGATAAGGAACGGATATGGTCGCGCATGAACTCCGGACCCGTTGCACAGTTCAGGCCGATGGATACCGGATTCAAGTGTTCCAAAGAAATGTAAAACGCCTCGATGTTCTGCCCCGCAAGCGTTGTTCCCATCGGTTCGATTGTGCCGGATATCATGATGGGAAGGGTGACGCCTGTCTTATCAAACGCTTGTCGAATCCCAATGCTCCCTGCTTTCACATTGAGCGTATCCTGCGACGTCTCGAGCAATAGGGCATCCACGCCGCCTTCAATCAAGGCTACGGCTTGCTCCTCGTAACTCTCGATCAATTCGGCGAAGGTCACGCCGCCGGTAACCGACAGCGTCTTGGTTGTCGGACCCATCGCACCCACGACATATCGCGGGCTGTCCGGCGTGGAATATTTCTCAACTGCAGCGCGGGCCAGATGAGCCGCTTTCAGGTTGATTTCCCGGGCAAGTTCAGGTATATCGTATTCAGCAAGCACAACGGAGGTTGCGCCAAATGTATTGGTTTCAATCAGGTCGGCACCTGCTTCAAGATATTGTTCATGTATTTTTTGAATGACGTCGGGCCGATGAATGACCAGCATTTCATTGCAGCCATCCAGCTCCGGGCCGCCAAAATCTTCAGCCGAGAGGTCCTCTTGCTGGATCATCGTGCCCATGGCACCGTCAAGAATTAATATTCGTTCTTTAAGCACTTCTTGTAAGCTAGGCTTGTTCAACTCATAAACCTCCCCCGAAAACGTTAAATCTTAGTGTATCAGAATACTTTTCAATAGAAAAGTCGAAATATTGCGCAGCTATCGGTACAAATCAACATTTGCAGATGACAAATGCGGTGAGGGGGGCTATAATACATATTAATCCAACGGGAGAAAGAGGGTTAAAGCTATGGCAGAAATCGTGATTCGCAACACGAACGAACGCATTACTGGGGAAGAAAATGTTCGGGAATTCCTGAATAACCAAGAGGTTGTTTATGAGCATTGGAATATGGATAAACTCCCGGCAGATCTTCAAGAAAATTTCAAGCTGAGTGATGAAGATAAGCAGCGCATTTTGGACACTTTTGACGAAGAAATTCGCGACCTGGCTGCAAGACGCGGCTACAAAATCTGGGATGTCATCACGCTTTCCGAGTCCACGCCCAATATAGAGGACCTGCTTAAAAAATTCGAAGAAGTTCACACCCACTCGGAAGACGAAATCCGAGCGATCGTTGGCGGCAAAGGGATCTTCATTATTAAAGGCTCCGACGATGTCGGTTACTTTAACGTAGAGCTTGAGCCGGGCGACGTTATTTCCGTACCGGAAAATACGCCTCATTTCTTCACGCTGATGGAGAACAAGCAGATCATTGCGGTTCGTCTCTTTATTGAAGAGAACGGCTGGGTAGCTACTCCGGTAGAAGATCCCCAATTCCAATAAGCCTAAAGCGGCTGACTGAATAGGAAAATGGAATAAGGCAGCGCATGATCCGCCCAACGGATGGATGCGCTGCCTTATTTATTGGCTGTGTATGGTGTATTACTCGGTTACCGTCAATTCCTTCAGCGGCATGGAGTGCTGCCCTCTTGCCGTGACATGGGAAACGATGCGATAGGTTCCTGCTTCCTCGAAGGTTTTCTCCATTTTGTAGACCCCGCCTTGATCATGCTTAACCGGAACCTTTGCCTGAACGCCTCCGCCTTCCAGCGTCACTTCGAATTCCACGTCGTTTGCATCTTCGACCGGGCTGCCTGCTTGTGTTACCTTCGCTTCGATCAACACTTTCTCGCCTGCCTTAATGCTCTCTGGCGTCAGAGAGAGCTCTACGATAATCGGCTCCGCCATCACATCATCACTGGGCGCCGCCTTGCTGTCATTGCATGCGGCAAGCGCAACCGCCATCAACACCATGGCTGCAATAAAGGCCATCTTTTTCCTGGTCATCCAACCACCTCTTTTACGAATTCATGCTATGTATGATTTATTCACGTAATGGTCCATTCCAAACAGCGTCATTTTCCTAATTCATTATATCGCATTATTCTTTAACTTCTATCTCATGCAGCTTACAATTGTGTGACGTTTGTCACTGCCAACAGCCTCTTTCCTTTCAAACATGGCAACCAACAAAAAAACAGCCCCGAATCGCATCAGCTGCTGCCAGGACTGTTCCTATGTACGCTAATATATCTCGCTAATAGATCTTGTAGAATAGTCGTGAACTCTTGATCACGTCATTTATAAGGACGCCACAATAGCATGCAGCTCGGATAAATGTTTGATCTCAAACTTCGGCTGAATGGCCGGATCATGAGGCCGGTCTACCCGATTGATCCAAACCGTATGCAGTCCTGCGGCATTGCCGCCTTTAATATCTGTGGTCAGCTTATCTCCCACCATCACGGCCTGATCCGCCTCGACGCCTAACAGATCAAGCGCATGCTTGAATATGGAAACATCCGGCTTGCCTTTGCCGAAATCACCCGAGATAATAATGTGGTCAAAATAAGGGACCAGTTCCGGAACGCCATCAAGCTTCTCCTGCTGCAAATCCGGACTTCCGTTCGTTAGAAGCAGCAGCTTCACGTTACCCTGCAATTCCTTCAGCACTTCAAAGGTTTCTTCATATACGTAAGGTCTTGTTCTGCGTTCCGCAGCAAATTGCGTTGCCAACGTCTCAGCCAACGCTTCATTATCAACGCCAAGGCGATGAAGTCCGCGACGCCAGGATTCCTTGCGGTATACGGGAGCCAATTCTTGCAGCTTTCGGAATTCGGGCTGGGATCCAGCCGTAAAATTAGCCCACAAGCCTTCAAACGGATTGATCCCGATCATTTTGGTAAAAGCAAAAGTATCATAGGATTCATACAATGCTCTTGCTTCTTCACGCACCGCGGCCAAAAGCGCGCCGGCATCAACGCCGGTTTCCGCCGCTCCGGCTTGGCATGTCACTTCAAACGCTTCTTCTACACTGCGTTCATCCCACAACAACGTATCGTCCAAATCAAACAAAACCGCAGCAATCGGCATTTCTCTCCCACTCCTCATATACATTGTGATCTACTCAATCGGGTTAGTTGTGCTCCACTGGAATTTGATGAGTCTTTGCAAACTCTTCCAATCTTTCGCCCATGGCTTTGGTATCGTAAAGATTCATCATTCGTGAGAACACCCAGTTGCCTGCTTTTCCCTTGCCTTGGATCACGACGGAACCCGAAGCCAATTTGATCTTCTCGATATCCGATACGGCCAGACGGCGTTCCCGGTTGAACTT
Proteins encoded:
- a CDS encoding HAD family hydrolase, giving the protein MPIAAVLFDLDDTLLWDERSVEEAFEVTCQAGAAETGVDAGALLAAVREEARALYESYDTFAFTKMIGINPFEGLWANFTAGSQPEFRKLQELAPVYRKESWRRGLHRLGVDNEALAETLATQFAAERRTRPYVYEETFEVLKELQGNVKLLLLTNGSPDLQQEKLDGVPELVPYFDHIIISGDFGKGKPDVSIFKHALDLLGVEADQAVMVGDKLTTDIKGGNAAGLHTVWINRVDRPHDPAIQPKFEIKHLSELHAIVASL
- a CDS encoding FixH family protein, with the translated sequence MTRKKMAFIAAMVLMAVALAACNDSKAAPSDDVMAEPIIVELSLTPESIKAGEKVLIEAKVTQAGSPVEDANDVEFEVTLEGGGVQAKVPVKHDQGGVYKMEKTFEEAGTYRIVSHVTARGQHSMPLKELTVTE
- a CDS encoding cupin domain-containing protein, whose protein sequence is MAEIVIRNTNERITGEENVREFLNNQEVVYEHWNMDKLPADLQENFKLSDEDKQRILDTFDEEIRDLAARRGYKIWDVITLSESTPNIEDLLKKFEEVHTHSEDEIRAIVGGKGIFIIKGSDDVGYFNVELEPGDVISVPENTPHFFTLMENKQIIAVRLFIEENGWVATPVEDPQFQ